A genomic stretch from Sporocytophaga myxococcoides DSM 11118 includes:
- a CDS encoding DNA repair ATPase has protein sequence MAEVKPENTSDSKVVQLDSGTYEVLRSRLDRSGKDLRNRLGKLNEDRKNVFGAIEQKLVATARITTENNCVPRDMVSLGTYLLFGYNVHIGLRSETVLTDVFSIYQYKDHSFVHVGLNKIQTELFESDFKELYKYYKNTFFEKFAVIGPYLYMVFRIGKGAKDIKTFKWLISGEELKYEGNRSEHEYKFPPQYGFEWERTSRDYHRKGKHPHVSVRDKVFIETIGGDLTIKIEDNTENGEGIYSEPVEDKDQRLDDAEMYYADLGNIILLKIKPFKEDKFRYIVYNDKIKKAQRIDAIKDSCVLLPESHGVIFSKGYYLQTGEFKLFDNDLQGLRFEKRIQSPNGEDYLYVFYNDEHGAYILLPYNLIEQKVDNLILCHGYSIFDNGELIYFNDQNEPAKHHTIQIWSSAYCSSTYVPPVVPDSYLYKIGNKDIVRCMAECSEVLGLLSKNDEAYSNLYLDIVKISTDLLDSYYWIRDEATFNLGLPVAEIKTTASATIEEFEKVVRIKKNTLDQVKKQTDRAKAILEQIKRDRFEDINTFVNILSELRSLRGDIISLKELRYVDLQSVSDLEKNISDESEKLSVRCVEFLLQEKALLPYHERVNALKLSAEKVIKVTEANKTEEEIVQVSNELEMLIQIVSNLKIEDATQTTKIIDTISLIFSEINKLKASLKNRKLDLRKSESEAEFNSQIKLLDQSIVNYLDISSTPEKCEEFLSKLMIQLEELEAKFPDFDGFIRIVSEKREELYGAFENRKLSLIEARNNRANALMSAAERILSGAKNRVATFETVAEINGYFASDLMMDKLRDIVKQLNDLSDTIKADDIQGRMKNLRETTLRQLKDKKELFVGGANVVKFGNYNFSVNTQALELTMVSRQEEMYFHITGTSFFEKVTDPEFLNTKPFWSQHLISENEHVYRGEYLAWLIFNEGQVNSKYDKNHLVKLDESSLTAVVQEFMSNRYSEGYVKGVNDRDAAMILKALLNIEGGLDLLRYSSEARACARFYWLHILDEKSRRSFDLRLKGIGSILKIFPGKNTHQEIINLLKTGIQTFIEQTHFFESEIASEAADYLFDEMVRGNVFVISHEALELTKAFNAFLKKKKYEEECIASVQNLEGSPVNQFDLTRNWLKAFIDSEKSSSHEFVDEAAVILLSGVDNCKEVVAKSEVTLEGLSGSHNLIQNGNYQLHFNKFAKKLSRYQREVVAGYSAFVKKKSALTEGFRADLRLEEYKTNVLSSFVRNKLIDDVYLPLIGANLAKQIGVVGENKRTDQMGMLLLISPPGYGKTTLMEYVANRLGLIFMKINGPAIGHKITSVDPSEAQNGAAREELEKLNLAFEMGDNVMIYIDDIQHCNPEFLQKFISLCDAQRKIEGIYKGKSKTYDFRGKKVCIVMAGNPYTESGEKFRIPDMLANRADTYNLGDIIGDKADVFKLSYIENCLTSNTITAKVANKSLKDIYSFVKIAETGDNTGLDFEVAYAAEETNEIVSILQKLVAIRDTVLRVNQEYIHSASQAEEFRNEPVFKLQGSYRNMNKMAEKVVPVMNEAELRMLINTHYQNEAQTLTTGTEANMLKFKDITGKITPEEKARWEDIKTTFKKNQRFKGIGDSGQITQLLTQLAMLGDGVEGIKQAIEKKSSE, from the coding sequence ATGGCAGAAGTAAAACCTGAAAATACTTCAGATTCTAAAGTAGTACAACTTGATTCCGGTACTTATGAAGTGTTGCGAAGCAGACTCGATAGGTCAGGCAAGGACCTGCGGAATAGGTTGGGTAAACTTAACGAAGACAGAAAGAATGTTTTCGGTGCTATAGAGCAGAAGCTTGTAGCAACGGCGAGGATTACCACAGAAAATAATTGTGTGCCCAGAGATATGGTTTCTCTGGGTACTTATCTTTTATTCGGTTACAACGTTCACATTGGCTTAAGGTCGGAAACCGTTCTCACGGACGTATTCAGCATCTATCAGTATAAAGACCATTCCTTTGTTCATGTTGGACTTAATAAAATCCAGACTGAACTCTTTGAATCGGATTTTAAAGAACTTTATAAGTATTACAAAAACACTTTCTTCGAAAAGTTTGCAGTCATTGGTCCTTATTTGTATATGGTCTTCCGTATCGGGAAAGGCGCCAAAGATATTAAGACATTCAAATGGCTTATTAGTGGTGAGGAATTAAAATACGAGGGAAATAGAAGCGAACACGAATATAAATTTCCTCCTCAATATGGATTTGAATGGGAGCGTACCTCCAGAGATTATCACAGGAAAGGTAAACACCCTCATGTCTCTGTTCGGGACAAGGTCTTCATAGAAACAATAGGTGGTGATTTAACAATTAAGATTGAAGACAATACTGAAAACGGAGAAGGTATCTACTCCGAACCTGTTGAGGATAAGGATCAGAGACTGGATGATGCAGAGATGTATTATGCAGATCTTGGCAATATCATCCTGCTGAAGATAAAACCTTTTAAAGAAGATAAATTCCGGTATATAGTCTATAATGATAAAATCAAAAAGGCGCAAAGGATTGATGCAATAAAGGATTCCTGTGTTTTACTTCCTGAGAGTCATGGTGTCATTTTTTCTAAAGGTTATTACCTGCAAACTGGAGAATTTAAACTTTTTGATAACGATCTTCAGGGGCTCAGATTTGAAAAAAGAATTCAGTCTCCGAATGGAGAAGACTATCTTTATGTGTTTTATAATGATGAGCATGGCGCATACATTTTGCTTCCATATAATCTGATAGAACAAAAAGTTGATAACCTTATTCTTTGTCATGGTTATTCCATTTTTGACAATGGAGAGCTGATCTATTTTAATGATCAGAATGAACCTGCAAAACATCATACCATACAAATATGGAGTTCTGCATATTGCAGCAGCACTTATGTACCTCCTGTAGTTCCTGATTCTTATTTGTATAAAATCGGAAACAAGGACATTGTGCGTTGTATGGCAGAATGTTCGGAAGTACTTGGTCTTCTTTCCAAGAACGACGAAGCCTATTCAAATCTATACCTTGATATTGTTAAGATAAGTACTGACCTGCTTGATTCTTATTATTGGATCAGGGATGAAGCTACATTCAATCTGGGGTTGCCTGTTGCAGAGATTAAAACAACTGCTTCAGCTACCATCGAAGAATTTGAAAAGGTAGTCAGGATAAAAAAGAATACTTTAGATCAGGTCAAAAAGCAAACAGACCGCGCAAAAGCAATTCTTGAGCAGATAAAGCGTGACAGGTTTGAAGATATAAATACTTTTGTCAATATTCTTTCGGAGTTAAGATCCCTTAGAGGTGATATTATTTCTTTGAAAGAACTTAGATACGTTGATCTTCAGTCTGTCAGCGATCTTGAAAAGAATATCTCTGATGAATCTGAAAAGCTTTCTGTAAGATGTGTTGAATTCCTTTTGCAGGAAAAAGCTTTGCTCCCTTACCACGAAAGAGTAAATGCTCTAAAGCTTTCTGCAGAGAAGGTTATCAAAGTTACCGAGGCAAATAAGACAGAAGAAGAGATTGTTCAGGTGAGCAATGAGCTTGAAATGCTGATTCAGATAGTCAGTAACCTGAAGATCGAAGATGCTACTCAGACTACCAAAATCATTGATACGATTTCTCTCATTTTCTCCGAGATCAATAAATTAAAGGCTTCTCTCAAAAACAGAAAGCTGGATTTGAGAAAATCAGAGAGCGAAGCCGAATTTAATTCACAGATTAAACTACTGGACCAGTCCATTGTAAACTATCTGGATATAAGTTCAACTCCTGAGAAATGTGAGGAATTTCTTTCCAAGTTAATGATACAGCTGGAAGAGCTTGAAGCAAAATTCCCAGACTTTGATGGCTTTATTAGAATTGTTTCTGAAAAGAGGGAAGAACTTTACGGGGCTTTTGAAAACCGCAAGTTATCTTTAATTGAGGCTCGTAATAATAGAGCTAATGCATTGATGAGTGCTGCGGAACGTATCTTGTCAGGAGCAAAGAACAGAGTGGCAACCTTTGAAACTGTTGCTGAGATCAATGGCTATTTCGCCTCTGATCTGATGATGGATAAACTCAGAGATATTGTAAAACAATTAAATGATCTGAGCGATACCATAAAAGCCGACGACATTCAGGGCAGAATGAAAAATCTCCGTGAAACAACACTTAGACAATTGAAGGATAAGAAGGAGTTGTTTGTCGGAGGCGCCAATGTAGTGAAGTTCGGAAACTATAATTTTTCAGTTAACACGCAAGCGCTGGAGCTTACCATGGTGAGCAGGCAGGAAGAGATGTACTTCCACATTACTGGAACGAGTTTCTTTGAAAAAGTAACAGACCCTGAATTTCTTAATACAAAACCTTTCTGGAGTCAACACCTGATATCTGAAAACGAACATGTTTACAGAGGAGAATACCTTGCCTGGCTTATTTTTAACGAGGGACAAGTAAATTCCAAATATGACAAAAATCATTTGGTGAAACTTGATGAATCTTCTCTTACTGCAGTTGTTCAGGAATTCATGTCAAACAGGTATTCCGAAGGTTATGTCAAAGGAGTGAATGACAGGGATGCTGCTATGATACTTAAAGCTCTTTTAAATATTGAAGGAGGTCTTGATCTTCTTAGATACTCTTCTGAAGCCAGGGCATGTGCAAGGTTTTACTGGCTACACATTCTTGATGAAAAATCAAGGCGAAGTTTCGATTTAAGATTAAAAGGAATTGGAAGCATCCTTAAAATTTTTCCTGGGAAAAATACTCATCAGGAGATTATAAATCTTCTTAAAACTGGTATACAGACCTTCATAGAACAAACTCATTTTTTTGAATCGGAGATTGCCTCTGAAGCTGCGGATTATCTGTTTGATGAAATGGTGAGAGGAAATGTATTTGTGATCAGTCATGAAGCTCTTGAGCTTACCAAGGCATTTAATGCATTTCTGAAGAAGAAGAAATATGAAGAAGAATGTATTGCTTCAGTACAAAATCTTGAAGGTAGTCCTGTCAATCAGTTTGATCTGACAAGGAACTGGTTAAAAGCGTTTATTGATAGTGAAAAATCTTCCAGTCATGAATTTGTGGATGAAGCAGCTGTGATATTATTGTCCGGAGTTGATAATTGTAAGGAAGTAGTTGCCAAATCAGAAGTTACGCTAGAAGGATTATCCGGAAGTCACAACCTGATTCAAAATGGTAACTACCAGTTGCATTTTAATAAATTCGCTAAGAAGTTATCTCGCTACCAAAGAGAGGTTGTTGCTGGTTATTCAGCTTTTGTGAAGAAGAAAAGTGCTTTGACAGAAGGTTTCAGAGCTGACTTAAGACTTGAAGAATATAAAACAAATGTGCTAAGTTCTTTTGTTCGTAATAAGCTGATAGATGATGTGTATCTTCCTTTAATAGGGGCAAATCTTGCAAAGCAGATAGGGGTGGTAGGAGAGAACAAACGTACAGATCAGATGGGTATGTTGCTTTTGATTTCTCCTCCAGGATATGGTAAAACTACCCTGATGGAATACGTCGCTAATAGACTGGGCTTGATCTTTATGAAGATCAATGGTCCCGCTATAGGACATAAGATCACTTCTGTTGATCCTTCTGAAGCTCAGAACGGAGCTGCAAGAGAGGAGCTGGAAAAGCTGAACCTTGCATTTGAAATGGGCGACAATGTTATGATTTATATTGATGATATTCAGCATTGCAATCCTGAGTTCCTTCAAAAGTTTATTTCACTTTGCGATGCCCAGCGGAAGATAGAAGGTATTTATAAAGGGAAGTCCAAGACTTACGATTTTCGTGGAAAGAAAGTCTGCATAGTAATGGCTGGAAACCCTTATACTGAAAGCGGAGAGAAATTCAGAATTCCAGATATGCTTGCCAACAGGGCAGATACATATAATCTTGGTGATATTATCGGTGACAAAGCGGATGTGTTTAAGTTAAGCTACATAGAAAACTGTCTGACCTCAAACACAATTACTGCAAAGGTTGCCAATAAAAGCCTTAAGGATATTTACTCTTTTGTTAAAATTGCTGAAACAGGAGATAATACAGGTCTTGATTTTGAAGTAGCTTATGCTGCTGAAGAAACAAATGAGATCGTATCTATCCTTCAGAAGCTTGTGGCAATAAG